The Pseudomonas berkeleyensis genome includes a region encoding these proteins:
- a CDS encoding ParD-like family protein, which produces MGIVNIDDELHDQIRRASSVSGRSINAQAGFWIRIGMLCEMNPTLSFNEVMAAELRAAGVTVPPRMTDA; this is translated from the coding sequence ATGGGCATCGTCAACATCGATGATGAGCTGCACGACCAGATTCGCCGGGCGAGCAGCGTGTCGGGCCGCTCGATCAATGCCCAGGCGGGTTTCTGGATTCGCATCGGCATGCTCTGCGAGATGAACCCGACCCTGAGTTTCAACGAGGTGATGGCTGCCGAACTGCGTGCAGCCGGTGTCACGGTGCCTCCGCGCATGACGGATGCCTGA
- the map gene encoding type I methionyl aminopeptidase gives MSKTPEEIALMAEAGRLLASVFGYLDRIDLLGLSTLQVNDLVDNYIVDELKARPASKGQYGFAYSMNTSRNEVVCHGVPSASEILRSGDLVNFDITLEKNGYIADSSKVYLIGDVSPQVQRLVHATYEALWKGIAAVRPGARLGDIGHAIESHARAHGYSVVRDYCGHGIGREMHEAPEVLHWGKPGTGLTLREGMTFTIEPMLNQGTADVRTLRDGWTVVTCDGLLSAQFEHTVAVTRDGVQVLTLRPDELH, from the coding sequence ATGAGCAAAACACCGGAGGAAATCGCCCTGATGGCCGAAGCCGGCAGGTTGCTGGCGTCCGTGTTCGGCTATCTGGATCGAATAGACCTGCTCGGCTTGTCGACTCTACAGGTCAACGACCTTGTGGATAACTACATCGTGGATGAGCTCAAGGCGCGCCCAGCGAGCAAGGGGCAATATGGCTTCGCCTATTCAATGAACACCTCGCGCAACGAGGTGGTCTGCCATGGCGTACCCAGTGCCAGTGAGATTCTGCGCAGCGGCGACCTGGTGAACTTCGATATCACCCTGGAAAAGAACGGCTACATCGCCGACTCGAGCAAGGTGTACCTGATCGGTGACGTGTCGCCGCAGGTGCAGCGACTGGTGCACGCTACCTATGAAGCGCTGTGGAAAGGTATCGCTGCTGTGCGCCCAGGCGCTCGCCTGGGAGACATCGGCCACGCAATCGAAAGCCACGCGCGTGCTCATGGCTATTCGGTCGTTCGCGACTACTGCGGTCACGGCATCGGCCGAGAAATGCACGAAGCACCCGAAGTCCTGCACTGGGGCAAACCCGGAACCGGCCTGACGCTGCGCGAAGGTATGACCTTCACCATCGAGCCCATGCTCAATCAGGGAACAGCGGACGTTCGCACCTTGCGAGACGGCTGGACGGTGGTGACCTGCGACGGCCTACTCTCCGCGCAATTCGAACACACCGTGGCGGTAACTCGCGATGGCGTTCAGGTGCTGACGTTGCGGCCCGACGAGCTTCATTGA
- the glmS gene encoding glutamine--fructose-6-phosphate transaminase (isomerizing) — MCGIVGAIAERNITPVLVEGLKRLEYRGYDSAGVALLTEAGVLDRRRRVGKVSELQAALQAEPLAGRLGIAHTRWATHGAPTENNAHPHFSGHELAVVHNGIIENHEELRERLKGLGYVFSSDTDTETIVHLLDHKLQQFGDLSAALKATIPELHGAYGLAVISAKQPDRLLAARSGSPLVIGLGLGENFLASDQLALRQVTDRFMYLEEGDIAEIRRDGVQIWDAAGQPVQREAVQYHEGAEAADKGEYRHFMLKEIHEQPKVVQRTLESRLGSDHVLVQAFGPQAAELFAKVKNVQIVACGTSYHAGMVARYWLEELAGIPCQVEVASEFRYRKVVVQPDTLFVSVSQSGETADTLAALRNAKEKAPGQGGYLASLVICNVGTSSLVRESDLCLLTQAGPEIGVASTKAFTTQLVGLMLLTLALGQVQGSLDKTLEAELVEELRRLPTRLGEALAMDKTVEKISELFAEKHHSLFLGRGAQYPVAMEGALKLKEISYIHAEAYPAGELKHGPLALVDADMPVVTVAPNNELLEKLKSNLQEVRARGGELIVFADQQAGMRNGEGTHVVAMPHIHDLLAPILYTVPLQLLSYYVAVLKGTDVDQPRNLAKSVTVE, encoded by the coding sequence ATGTGTGGAATCGTAGGCGCCATCGCCGAGCGCAACATCACCCCTGTTCTGGTTGAAGGCCTCAAGCGTCTGGAATACCGCGGCTACGACAGTGCCGGTGTGGCGCTGCTGACCGAGGCGGGTGTGCTCGATCGTCGCCGTCGGGTCGGCAAGGTCAGCGAACTGCAGGCTGCTCTGCAGGCCGAGCCGCTGGCTGGTCGTCTAGGGATCGCTCACACACGCTGGGCCACTCATGGCGCGCCCACCGAGAACAACGCCCACCCACACTTCTCCGGCCATGAACTGGCGGTGGTGCATAACGGCATCATCGAGAATCATGAGGAACTGCGTGAGCGCCTCAAGGGCCTGGGCTACGTTTTCAGCTCCGATACCGATACCGAAACCATCGTCCACTTGCTCGACCACAAACTGCAGCAGTTCGGTGATCTCAGCGCTGCGCTCAAGGCCACGATTCCCGAGCTGCATGGTGCCTATGGTCTGGCGGTGATCAGCGCCAAACAGCCGGATCGCTTGCTCGCCGCACGCAGTGGCAGCCCACTGGTGATCGGTCTGGGCCTTGGTGAGAACTTCCTCGCCTCCGATCAGTTGGCCCTGCGTCAGGTCACCGACCGCTTCATGTACCTAGAAGAAGGCGATATCGCCGAGATCCGCCGTGACGGCGTGCAGATCTGGGACGCCGCCGGCCAGCCGGTGCAGCGCGAGGCCGTGCAATACCACGAGGGCGCCGAGGCAGCCGACAAAGGCGAGTATCGCCACTTCATGCTCAAGGAAATCCACGAGCAGCCCAAGGTCGTGCAACGCACCCTGGAGAGTCGACTGGGCAGCGATCACGTGCTGGTTCAGGCCTTCGGCCCACAGGCGGCCGAGCTGTTCGCCAAGGTGAAGAACGTGCAGATCGTCGCCTGCGGTACCAGCTACCACGCCGGCATGGTCGCCCGTTACTGGCTGGAAGAGCTGGCCGGCATCCCCTGCCAGGTCGAGGTAGCCAGCGAATTCCGCTACCGCAAGGTGGTGGTGCAGCCGGATACCCTGTTCGTCAGTGTCTCGCAGTCCGGTGAGACCGCCGACACCCTGGCTGCCCTGCGCAATGCCAAGGAGAAGGCGCCAGGGCAGGGTGGCTACCTGGCCAGCCTGGTGATCTGTAACGTCGGCACCAGCTCGCTGGTGCGCGAATCCGACCTGTGCCTGCTGACCCAGGCCGGCCCGGAAATCGGCGTGGCCTCGACCAAGGCCTTCACCACCCAACTGGTCGGTCTGATGCTGCTGACCCTGGCTCTCGGCCAGGTACAGGGCAGCCTGGACAAGACGCTGGAAGCCGAGCTGGTGGAAGAACTGCGCCGCCTGCCGACTCGCCTGGGCGAGGCGCTGGCGATGGACAAGACCGTCGAGAAGATCTCCGAACTGTTCGCCGAGAAGCACCACAGCCTGTTCCTCGGTCGTGGTGCGCAGTATCCGGTGGCGATGGAAGGTGCGCTCAAGCTCAAGGAAATCTCCTACATCCACGCCGAGGCCTACCCGGCGGGCGAGCTCAAGCACGGCCCGCTGGCTCTGGTCGACGCCGATATGCCGGTGGTTACCGTGGCGCCGAACAACGAGCTGCTGGAAAAGCTCAAATCCAACCTGCAGGAAGTGCGTGCACGGGGTGGCGAACTAATCGTCTTCGCCGACCAGCAGGCCGGCATGCGCAATGGTGAGGGCACCCATGTGGTGGCCATGCCGCATATCCACGACCTGCTCGCACCGATCCTCTACACCGTGCCGCTGCAGTTGCTGTCGTATTACGTCGCCGTGCTTAAGGGCACCGACGTCGATCAGCCGCGTAATCTCGCGAAAAGCGTAACGGTGGAGTGA
- a CDS encoding DeoR/GlpR family DNA-binding transcription regulator yields the protein MSKRNTPQRRHTILALLNEQGEVSVDALAQHFATSEVTIRKDLAALEKNGLLLRRYGGAVPVPQELIGEPTQPISPYKQAIARVGVARIREHARIIIDSGTTTAAMIPLLGHRPGLVVMTNSLNVANALRELEHEPVLLMTGGTWDPHSESFQGQVAEQVLRSYDFDQLFIGADGIDLERGTTTFNELLGLSRVMAEVAREVIVMVESDKIGRRIPNLELPWSSVHTLITDERLDVRAAEQIRARGIQLILAPLEK from the coding sequence ATGTCGAAGCGCAACACGCCGCAACGTCGCCACACCATCCTCGCCTTGCTCAACGAGCAGGGCGAGGTGAGCGTGGATGCCCTGGCGCAGCACTTCGCAACGAGCGAAGTGACGATCCGCAAGGATCTGGCCGCCCTGGAAAAGAACGGCCTGTTGCTGCGCCGCTATGGCGGTGCGGTACCGGTACCCCAGGAGCTGATCGGCGAGCCGACGCAGCCTATTTCCCCCTACAAACAGGCGATTGCCCGCGTGGGTGTAGCGCGCATTCGCGAGCATGCGCGGATCATCATCGACAGCGGCACCACCACGGCAGCGATGATCCCGCTGCTTGGGCACAGGCCAGGCCTGGTGGTGATGACCAATTCGCTGAACGTGGCCAACGCCCTGCGTGAGCTGGAGCACGAACCGGTTCTGCTGATGACCGGTGGTACCTGGGATCCGCATTCGGAGTCCTTCCAGGGTCAGGTCGCCGAGCAGGTGCTGCGTTCCTACGACTTCGACCAGCTGTTCATCGGGGCCGACGGCATCGATCTGGAGCGTGGCACCACCACCTTCAATGAGCTGCTCGGTCTGTCACGGGTGATGGCGGAAGTTGCCCGTGAAGTCATCGTCATGGTCGAGAGCGACAAGATCGGCCGCCGCATTCCCAACCTGGAACTGCCCTGGAGCAGTGTCCATACCTTGATTACCGACGAGCGCCTGGATGTCCGGGCTGCCGAACAGATACGCGCGCGTGGCATCCAGTTGATCCTCGCGCCGCTGGAAAAATAA
- a CDS encoding LysE family transporter, with amino-acid sequence MFGVTDYAAFVVAFIILLAIPGPGNLALILSTGKGGIRGGLASTFGIIFGDQVLLWLAVAGVAALLKAYPAAFHVVQWLGAGYLVYLGLRMILAKPGAAPTLEIKPRQYLWQTLVITVFNPKAIIFYMAFFPLFIDPQRHQGLVTFGFMAVTIMVLTFLYGLLVVLLTHFLAERMRANPRISRGLEKLAGLCLVGFGVKLTLN; translated from the coding sequence ATGTTCGGTGTGACGGATTACGCCGCCTTCGTGGTGGCCTTCATCATTCTTCTGGCCATTCCCGGGCCGGGTAACCTGGCCTTGATTCTCTCCACGGGCAAGGGTGGCATCCGCGGTGGTCTGGCCTCGACTTTCGGCATCATCTTCGGTGATCAGGTGTTGCTGTGGTTGGCGGTAGCCGGCGTTGCCGCGTTGCTCAAGGCCTATCCGGCGGCTTTCCATGTCGTGCAGTGGCTTGGCGCGGGCTACCTCGTCTATCTCGGCCTGCGCATGATCCTGGCCAAGCCAGGGGCCGCGCCGACGTTGGAGATCAAACCGCGGCAGTACCTGTGGCAGACCCTGGTAATCACCGTCTTCAATCCCAAGGCCATCATCTTCTACATGGCCTTCTTCCCGCTGTTCATCGACCCGCAGCGGCATCAGGGGTTGGTTACTTTCGGTTTCATGGCCGTGACCATCATGGTGTTGACCTTCCTCTACGGCTTGCTCGTGGTACTGCTGACGCATTTTCTCGCGGAGCGCATGCGCGCCAACCCGCGTATCTCGCGCGGTCTGGAGAAACTGGCAGGGCTGTGCCTGGTGGGTTTCGGGGTCAAGTTGACGTTGAACTGA
- the glmU gene encoding bifunctional UDP-N-acetylglucosamine diphosphorylase/glucosamine-1-phosphate N-acetyltransferase GlmU yields the protein MSLDIVILAAGQGTRMRSALPKVLHPVADKPMLGHVVDTARSLQPQSIQVVIGHGAEKVRERLAADDLNFVIQTEQLGTGHAVAQALPHLAADTVLILYGDVPLIETATLQRLLGLVRDDQLGLLTVELADPTGYGRIVRDGNGVVQAIVEHKDASEAQRQIREGNTGILAVPGKRLADWLGRLSNSNAQGEYYLTDVIAMAVADGLTVATERAADEMEVLGANDRIQLSQLECHYQQRMARRLMAQGVTLRDPHRFDVRGEVTVGRDVTIDINVILEGKVVIEDDVQIGPNCVIKDSILRKGAIVKASSHLEGAEVGEGADCGPFARLRPGTKLGAKAHVGNFVELKNAVLGEGAKAGHLSYLGDAEIGARSNIGAGTITCNYDGANKSRTVMGEDVFIGSNSALVAPVKLGDRATTGAGSVVTSDVPADTLAVGRAKQRNIEGWKRPTKK from the coding sequence ATGTCGCTCGATATCGTCATTCTCGCTGCCGGCCAGGGCACGCGCATGCGTTCCGCCTTGCCCAAGGTTCTTCATCCGGTTGCCGACAAACCCATGCTTGGTCACGTCGTCGACACGGCGCGCAGCCTGCAGCCGCAGAGCATCCAGGTGGTGATCGGCCATGGTGCGGAGAAAGTGCGCGAGCGACTGGCGGCCGATGATCTGAATTTCGTGATCCAGACCGAGCAGCTTGGTACCGGCCATGCCGTGGCTCAGGCGTTGCCACACCTTGCCGCTGACACCGTGCTGATTCTGTATGGCGACGTGCCGCTGATCGAGACCGCGACCTTGCAGCGTCTACTGGGCCTGGTTCGCGACGACCAGCTTGGTTTGCTCACCGTCGAACTGGCCGACCCGACCGGTTACGGTCGTATCGTCCGTGACGGTAATGGCGTGGTACAGGCCATCGTCGAGCACAAGGATGCCAGTGAAGCGCAGCGTCAGATCCGTGAAGGCAACACCGGCATTCTCGCGGTACCGGGCAAGCGTCTGGCCGACTGGCTGGGGCGCTTGTCCAACAGCAACGCCCAGGGTGAGTACTACCTGACCGACGTGATCGCCATGGCGGTCGCCGATGGCCTGACCGTGGCCACCGAGCGCGCTGCCGACGAGATGGAAGTGCTGGGGGCCAACGACCGCATCCAGCTTTCGCAGCTCGAATGTCATTACCAGCAGCGCATGGCGCGCCGCTTGATGGCTCAGGGCGTGACCTTGCGCGATCCACATCGTTTCGATGTGCGTGGTGAAGTAACCGTCGGCCGCGACGTGACCATCGATATCAACGTGATTCTCGAAGGCAAGGTAGTGATCGAGGATGATGTGCAGATCGGCCCGAACTGCGTGATCAAGGACTCCATCCTGCGCAAGGGTGCCATCGTCAAAGCCAGCAGCCATCTGGAAGGTGCTGAGGTGGGTGAGGGCGCGGATTGCGGCCCGTTCGCCCGTCTGCGTCCCGGCACCAAGCTGGGCGCCAAGGCCCATGTGGGTAACTTCGTCGAGCTGAAGAATGCCGTGCTGGGTGAAGGCGCCAAGGCTGGTCATCTGAGCTACCTGGGCGATGCCGAGATCGGTGCGCGCAGCAATATTGGCGCCGGCACCATTACCTGCAACTACGACGGTGCCAACAAGTCCCGAACCGTCATGGGCGAAGACGTGTTCATCGGCTCCAACAGCGCGCTGGTTGCGCCGGTGAAGTTGGGCGACCGCGCCACCACGGGCGCCGGTTCGGTGGTAACTAGCGACGTTCCAGCCGATACGTTGGCTGTGGGGCGTGCCAAGCAGCGCAATATCGAAGGCTGGAAGCGGCCGACCAAGAAGTGA